One window of Mesorhizobium sp. PAMC28654 genomic DNA carries:
- a CDS encoding LysR family transcriptional regulator produces MNLLTAMRVFDRVCLLGSLSAAARDLNMSTTAVSRMIKELEDDLGVRLINRTTRRLSLTEAGRDYAPRARGVLDDISELQDSTRGLHKETRGLIRVVPTCSATRASPSWCRNSSTRTR; encoded by the coding sequence ATGAATCTTCTGACGGCGATGCGGGTATTCGACCGGGTCTGTTTGCTGGGCAGCCTGTCCGCCGCGGCGCGCGATCTCAACATGTCGACGACGGCGGTCAGCCGGATGATTAAGGAGCTCGAGGATGATCTCGGCGTTAGGCTGATCAACCGCACTACCCGCCGCCTCAGCCTTACCGAGGCGGGGCGCGACTATGCCCCTCGGGCCCGCGGCGTGCTGGACGATATTTCCGAACTGCAGGACTCGACGCGCGGCCTGCACAAGGAGACGCGCGGCCTGATCCGCGTTGTTCCAACGTGCTCGGCCACACGCGCATCACCAAGCTGGTGCCGAAATTCCTCGACGAGAACCCGCTGA
- a CDS encoding phytanoyl-CoA dioxygenase family protein, translated as MLTDKQVRDAVEQYREEGYAVVRQFVDGHEMIRLKKETDTVYAEGLKHHATYRHGNLSFQILPESDFDQRYVLQAYWFSWISSYFEEFRRSPDYLKLLEGLIGRDIRQIAQQLHWKPPGANVTGYRFHQDLRFRNQAAFDNVADATVTTGLAVDRATLDNGCLQVVPGSHKLGYLGLSDEGTGELMKGLTAEEELRKVGIDPATIVPLVLEPGDLALWGLLTVHGSSPNKSRHDRAFALSSYVRADSTQRGEWAFRDGVSVPLGETPTLCKYEKLFEEPGPMYDTTAWWK; from the coding sequence ATGCTGACGGACAAGCAGGTACGCGATGCGGTTGAGCAGTACCGCGAAGAGGGATACGCGGTCGTTCGACAATTCGTCGACGGCCACGAGATGATCCGGCTCAAGAAGGAAACCGATACCGTCTATGCCGAGGGCCTGAAGCATCACGCCACCTACCGGCACGGCAATCTCAGTTTCCAGATCCTACCTGAATCGGATTTCGACCAACGCTACGTGCTGCAGGCCTACTGGTTTTCGTGGATCAGCAGCTATTTTGAAGAATTCCGGCGCAGTCCCGACTATCTCAAGCTGCTGGAGGGGCTGATCGGCCGCGACATCCGGCAGATTGCGCAGCAGCTGCACTGGAAGCCGCCGGGCGCCAATGTCACGGGCTATCGCTTCCATCAGGATCTGCGCTTCCGCAACCAGGCCGCGTTCGACAATGTTGCTGACGCAACGGTGACCACGGGCCTCGCCGTCGACAGGGCAACGCTCGACAATGGCTGCCTTCAGGTCGTGCCCGGCAGCCACAAGCTTGGTTATCTCGGCCTTTCAGACGAGGGAACCGGCGAGTTAATGAAAGGGCTGACGGCCGAGGAAGAGTTGCGCAAGGTGGGCATCGACCCGGCGACCATCGTTCCGCTCGTGCTGGAGCCCGGTGACCTTGCCCTGTGGGGGCTGCTCACGGTGCACGGCTCCTCACCCAACAAATCTCGGCACGACCGCGCCTTCGCCCTGTCCAGCTATGTGCGGGCCGACTCGACGCAACGCGGCGAATGGGCGTTCCGGGACGGTGTCTCAGTACCGCTCGGAGAGACCCCAACGCTTTGCAAATACGAGAAGCTCTTCGAGGAGCCGGGACCGATGTACGACACCACCGCCTGGTGGAAATGA
- a CDS encoding substrate binding domain-containing protein, translating to MLGHTRITKLVPKFLDENPLTTIEFDLTARYVVCIVEEGYDVAIRFGGQADSALIARRLGEVRNYVCATPEYWDRHGRPAHPDDLADHSCVLSNFAKRLGTWPFVGPDGAAFDTAVGGRISTNSVEAAYQMTIAGFGIGNLPSLLVDAAIGDGRLEVQLDEFRPDSSPIYALYPHRTYIAAKVRAFVDFLVRELSADFTA from the coding sequence GTGCTCGGCCACACGCGCATCACCAAGCTGGTGCCGAAATTCCTCGACGAGAACCCGCTGACAACCATCGAATTCGACCTCACGGCACGCTACGTCGTCTGCATCGTCGAGGAGGGTTATGACGTCGCCATCCGCTTTGGTGGTCAGGCGGACTCGGCGCTGATCGCGCGACGGCTCGGCGAAGTGCGCAACTACGTCTGCGCCACGCCCGAATACTGGGACCGCCATGGCCGGCCTGCCCATCCGGATGATCTGGCTGACCATTCCTGCGTGCTGAGCAATTTCGCCAAGCGTCTCGGCACCTGGCCGTTCGTGGGCCCGGATGGTGCTGCGTTCGATACCGCCGTGGGCGGGCGCATCTCGACCAACAGCGTCGAGGCCGCCTATCAGATGACGATCGCCGGCTTTGGCATCGGAAATCTGCCGAGCCTGCTGGTTGACGCCGCGATAGGCGATGGCCGGCTGGAAGTGCAACTCGACGAGTTCCGCCCAGACTCCAGTCCGATTTACGCGCTTTATCCGCATCGCACCTACATCGCCGCCAAGGTGCGCGCTTTCGTCGATTTCCTGGTCCGCGAACTGTCGGCGGACTTCACCGCCTGA